In one Candidatus Delongbacteria bacterium genomic region, the following are encoded:
- a CDS encoding right-handed parallel beta-helix repeat-containing protein, with protein MGMLPAAARILPCGRLLSPARNLPAGRKSCPRRQPFAKLGAPFSLADAIARERPPMLRIILCLLLATSADAAIIGVPGDQPTIQSAFDASTSGDTVLVERGTYFEHLTAPGHGITLMSHYPATRDSADWLETILDGGHNGTCLVIPDTDQEWIRLDGLVVQNGAGTDMAGGIFGMEESCLELAHIIFRGHTVSGGGPSASAPVLRLRAAFKRLKMRNILIKNGAAGTDRNVRVDLDLSLQVDSLVCDGTGDNGSAGSFISTDSAWVNDVLVHGYQTPVFATDFGGRAYNFIDGFEAQNLISSYPPNLQLGIGRGTVKNVHFHDNLYTGNGPVSMLQIHGQGVHIDSVRVIGNSTAGYDVVELECPRDELANIYTGTIEHLLVEGNHAGGPNQPGNLLGGRIASIKNCNLLSSKITGNVSEMPTPLDSLDFWNMHSGAALYVHHDGLDTLTIESVEVSHNVVIDHANYWAIVADFGPDDFGPNHEGRALYLLLGDTRQAIVHNCIFHDNRLSAVIPETNQSFSLGSTVRIEGGIENIPWRTRLLVENCSFTDNDEGCLQIFGHSRSEVRNCVIRGPHRYGLWLDSDIGLVENVLIDSVQARDFANTWLPSHQAAVVFYSSYDSPQQTEVRNLTITNSGVRNLLVGDIADYPQSIVRNSLIANNSFQHLEAHWGIIPNDQPIEFLSCSLPVAPTAGEGNIIGMDPGFDPELGYPFLARTSVCIDSGDSSMAFDDLEDPDNPGVALWPSQGGLRNDIGYTGGPRAGTLDHLVAVRAPLKEPRAHPIGFELRPAFPNPFNPMTTIELIVPDARPFSLHVYNLQGQRVRTLLSGSQTPGTLRIALYGSDLASGVYFLSLEGNGFRDARKIVLLR; from the coding sequence TTGGGCATGCTCCCCGCGGCTGCACGAATCTTGCCCTGCGGGCGGCTTCTGTCTCCTGCACGGAATCTGCCAGCTGGACGAAAATCCTGCCCACGCCGCCAACCTTTCGCTAAACTGGGCGCACCATTTTCTTTGGCCGATGCCATCGCCCGCGAGAGGCCGCCCATGCTTCGAATCATACTGTGCCTGCTGCTTGCCACTTCCGCTGATGCCGCGATCATCGGCGTGCCCGGCGACCAACCCACCATCCAGTCCGCCTTTGACGCCAGCACCTCCGGTGACACCGTGCTCGTCGAGCGCGGGACGTACTTCGAACACCTGACCGCCCCCGGCCATGGCATCACCCTGATGAGCCACTACCCGGCCACAAGGGATTCCGCAGACTGGCTGGAGACGATCCTGGATGGCGGCCACAACGGGACCTGTCTGGTGATTCCGGACACGGATCAGGAATGGATTCGGCTGGATGGCCTAGTTGTCCAGAATGGTGCCGGCACCGACATGGCCGGTGGAATCTTCGGAATGGAAGAATCCTGTCTGGAGTTGGCACACATCATATTCAGAGGACATACTGTTTCTGGTGGCGGTCCCTCAGCCTCGGCCCCTGTGTTGCGATTGCGTGCAGCATTCAAACGATTGAAGATGCGCAACATCCTGATCAAGAATGGTGCGGCTGGCACAGATAGAAACGTCCGTGTTGATCTTGATCTGAGTCTTCAAGTAGACTCGCTTGTGTGTGATGGAACCGGTGACAATGGAAGTGCTGGATCGTTCATTTCGACGGACTCGGCATGGGTCAACGATGTACTTGTCCATGGCTACCAAACACCGGTCTTTGCCACTGATTTTGGCGGAAGAGCGTACAATTTCATCGATGGCTTTGAAGCACAGAACTTGATAAGTAGTTATCCCCCAAACCTGCAACTTGGGATAGGTCGCGGTACCGTGAAGAATGTCCACTTTCACGACAATCTCTACACCGGCAACGGGCCTGTCAGCATGCTGCAGATTCACGGTCAGGGTGTTCACATTGACAGCGTCCGCGTCATCGGCAACTCGACGGCAGGGTACGACGTCGTCGAGCTGGAATGCCCGCGGGATGAACTTGCCAACATCTACACGGGTACGATCGAGCATCTGCTTGTGGAAGGGAATCACGCGGGGGGGCCAAACCAGCCCGGCAATCTGCTGGGTGGCCGCATCGCCAGCATCAAGAACTGCAACCTTCTGAGCAGCAAAATTACGGGCAATGTCTCGGAGATGCCCACGCCTCTGGACTCGTTGGACTTCTGGAATATGCATTCAGGGGCTGCACTGTACGTGCACCATGATGGATTGGATACCCTGACAATCGAGAGTGTTGAAGTCAGCCACAACGTCGTGATTGACCACGCTAACTACTGGGCCATCGTCGCGGATTTTGGGCCAGACGATTTTGGCCCGAACCACGAAGGTCGCGCATTGTACTTGCTGCTTGGTGATACGCGGCAGGCCATCGTGCACAATTGCATCTTTCATGACAACAGGCTGTCGGCTGTCATCCCAGAAACAAACCAATCGTTTTCTTTGGGTTCCACAGTCCGGATCGAAGGCGGAATCGAAAACATCCCCTGGCGCACCAGACTGCTGGTGGAAAACTGTTCCTTCACCGACAACGACGAAGGATGCCTGCAGATCTTCGGGCACTCTCGGTCAGAAGTCCGGAACTGTGTCATCAGAGGCCCGCACCGCTATGGACTCTGGCTGGACAGTGACATCGGATTGGTGGAGAATGTCTTGATCGACAGTGTTCAAGCAAGGGATTTCGCGAACACATGGCTGCCCAGCCACCAGGCAGCCGTCGTGTTCTATTCCAGTTACGACAGTCCGCAGCAAACAGAAGTGCGGAACCTGACCATCACTAACAGCGGCGTGCGGAATCTGCTGGTTGGGGACATCGCGGACTATCCACAGAGCATCGTGCGCAACAGCCTGATTGCGAACAATTCCTTCCAGCACCTGGAGGCTCACTGGGGCATCATCCCCAACGATCAGCCCATCGAGTTCCTGTCGTGCTCCCTCCCAGTAGCGCCAACCGCTGGGGAAGGCAACATCATCGGAATGGATCCTGGGTTCGACCCAGAGCTTGGCTACCCATTTCTGGCAAGAACTTCCGTGTGCATTGATTCCGGTGATTCCAGCATGGCCTTCGATGATCTGGAAGACCCCGACAACCCCGGTGTCGCCCTCTGGCCCAGCCAGGGGGGGCTGCGCAACGACATCGGCTACACCGGTGGTCCCCGTGCGGGCACACTGGATCACCTGGTGGCCGTGCGTGCGCCGCTCAAGGAACCCCGGGCACACCCGATCGGCTTCGAACTGAGGCCGGCGTTCCCCAATCCCTTCAACCCCATGACCACCATCGAACTGATCGTGCCCGACGCACGGCCCTTCAGCCTGCATGTCTACAATCTGCAGGGCCAGCGCGTCAGGACCCTGCTCTCGGGAAGCCAGACTCCCGGCACGCTCCGGATCGCGCTGTACGGCTCCGATCTGGCCAGCGGCGTGTACTTTCTCAGCCTGGAAGGAAACGGCTTTCGCGACGCAAGGAAGATCGTGCTGCTGAGGTGA
- a CDS encoding T9SS type A sorting domain-containing protein, with protein MTHISWRQMMRLGALLCLPLAGYTSQTGTVSQQADWAAAESGLQLSLQFPLPSVEDIDGQSIFRLEHEGLLGQAGAPDLPLVNRLVRIPDRAGANLRVLAEDWHPLDATRVRPLQERLHVEAELPLPWIEDAGIYALDGWWPQQAVSLSEPMILRDQRVVQLSVAPLRWNPTTGELEELASLELALDFAGENPLNQITAPMPSSPLMAQLVGDELIAPPASEGALSEIGWHTAERPLNYLVFTPASALSNGPFQDWLEWKFRKGHHMEVITDADISWTTTAIRNTVLARFNGDTPPDYVMLVGDSDGGSFQTPTHPSQYDHYYATVAGNDALADLVTGRITARSATHLSTIFNKILAYEKNPDLANPNWLHRASFLTGVGHCGLSMSQLSRSAAFSLVDRYGYTQIDTAFCAASPSYVYNWYSSGTSYHNYRGIYGMENLSTNTIMNMSQGRRTPIAVIFTCASGDFNAGADPAFTEAFLRAGNPVTQGGAAAAMGFCTIETHTAYNNIVCGGFWYAILDLGIRQVGTAMFRGKYELLRSLPPGDANVTNFSQWANLMGDPGMNLWVGEPDVLQISEAPASISAGDTRVALRIQTTGGASVENAVVCASQPDGFQVLGLTGADGRVVLALPELDAASPLWITATHDDCVPVLQDVALGSAPLPGLSNLVYQSSGNAWALPGSQTSLDLSVTNPLATAITGATLSLSLPAGAGTLEQGSVSLPSIAAGQSASLPTPFLFTLDADVSSGEPVWLDLDLSWDGGNSVRHRLIADVRTPRLELGSPNLAGTSLLPGQSGSLQLQILNAGNLDGAELSLVASFPAESLFSTPGTPVTLSIAAGESSDQLVVPVSVAQEAFAGNNSMLRIDWSSPLGLHGSFVVPVRCGAGVPHEPTGPDEYGYYAWENDDEGDQSMEFGWLEIAPDAGGSGTVLDLSDHGDEEDDATLVNLPFPFTLYGVSYTEMSVCSNGFVSFGSNAHLETEFRNHYLPGALSPKPMLAVMWDDHKITGGAQVCVEYLEESHMFAVEWYRVRGNSTGGPNTFQLLLLDPAVYQTDSGDGDFIYQYNMFQNDQSNAQDFPYCTIGLEDHTGTQGLTLTNYNHWDPTATPITGTRAIRFSTQRQASSEGIPAPQESALDFAMSDLADETASDTLHLHNLGGGLMTWSARIEFDTDWISSPARPADSRDAGGPDVYGYRWVDSEEAGGPAVHWVTPDAEALLVDFQLNDSGVGPFAIGFDFRYYGLTHDSLYINPNGYISFTDNANHWNNAVGLPNSLAPDNAICGWWDDLLQNTDLSGHVFRSHRPDSLIVSWVNAPHSSPNLSGGPFTFQIILENNGRITLQYGEMSGNNPLSDSGTIGLQGPEPAQGFAVRHMQISRSHFAVRITPPGWLELGTTSGLLGAQQTVAIPVLANNSPMGVLLAEGLYQARIILNAAEQSFEIPVSLAVGNVDVRPGQPVETPHDFSLGRIWPNPFNPMTTIELTVPDARPFSLHVYNLQGQRVRTLLSGSQTPGTLRIALDCSDLASGVYLLSLEGNGFRDARKIVLLR; from the coding sequence GTGACTCACATCTCATGGCGGCAGATGATGCGGCTGGGTGCACTCTTGTGCCTGCCGCTCGCCGGATACACATCACAGACCGGAACGGTCAGTCAGCAGGCCGATTGGGCCGCTGCCGAGAGTGGACTTCAGCTCAGCCTGCAGTTTCCCCTGCCCAGCGTGGAAGACATCGATGGCCAGTCGATCTTCAGGCTGGAACACGAAGGTCTGCTGGGGCAGGCGGGCGCTCCCGATCTGCCGCTGGTGAACCGCTTGGTTCGCATTCCGGATCGCGCGGGAGCCAACCTGAGAGTGCTGGCCGAAGACTGGCACCCACTGGATGCCACACGCGTGCGCCCGCTGCAGGAACGCCTGCACGTCGAGGCGGAACTGCCGCTGCCCTGGATCGAGGATGCCGGGATCTACGCGCTGGACGGCTGGTGGCCGCAGCAGGCGGTATCGCTCAGCGAGCCGATGATCCTGCGGGACCAGCGTGTGGTACAGCTGAGCGTGGCGCCCCTGCGCTGGAACCCCACCACGGGCGAGCTGGAAGAGCTGGCTTCGCTGGAGCTGGCCCTCGACTTCGCCGGCGAGAATCCGCTGAACCAGATCACGGCTCCCATGCCATCCAGTCCGCTGATGGCGCAACTGGTCGGCGACGAGCTGATCGCTCCTCCGGCCAGCGAGGGCGCCCTGAGCGAGATCGGCTGGCACACGGCCGAGCGGCCGCTGAACTATCTGGTGTTCACGCCGGCCAGCGCACTGAGCAATGGCCCCTTCCAGGACTGGCTCGAGTGGAAGTTCCGCAAGGGTCACCACATGGAGGTGATCACCGACGCGGACATCAGCTGGACCACCACGGCCATCCGCAACACGGTGCTGGCCCGGTTCAACGGCGATACTCCTCCCGACTATGTGATGCTCGTGGGGGACTCCGACGGGGGCAGCTTCCAGACTCCCACCCACCCCAGCCAGTACGACCACTACTACGCCACCGTGGCCGGCAACGACGCGCTGGCCGACCTGGTGACCGGGCGCATCACGGCGCGCAGCGCGACCCACCTGAGCACCATCTTCAACAAGATCCTGGCCTACGAGAAGAACCCCGACCTGGCCAATCCCAACTGGCTGCACCGGGCCTCCTTCCTGACCGGTGTGGGACACTGCGGCCTCAGCATGTCGCAGCTCAGCCGCAGCGCGGCCTTCAGCCTGGTGGACCGCTACGGCTATACCCAGATCGACACCGCCTTCTGCGCGGCCAGCCCCAGTTACGTCTACAACTGGTACAGCTCGGGCACCAGCTACCACAACTACCGTGGCATCTACGGCATGGAGAACCTGAGCACCAACACGATCATGAACATGAGCCAGGGCCGCCGCACGCCGATCGCGGTGATCTTCACCTGTGCCTCGGGCGATTTCAATGCGGGCGCGGACCCCGCCTTCACCGAAGCCTTCCTGCGGGCCGGCAATCCCGTGACACAGGGCGGGGCGGCGGCCGCGATGGGCTTCTGCACCATCGAGACGCACACCGCCTACAACAACATCGTCTGCGGCGGTTTCTGGTATGCCATTCTGGACCTGGGCATCCGCCAGGTGGGCACGGCCATGTTCCGTGGCAAGTACGAACTGCTGCGCAGCCTGCCGCCCGGTGACGCCAACGTGACCAACTTCAGCCAGTGGGCCAACCTGATGGGCGACCCGGGCATGAACCTCTGGGTCGGCGAACCCGATGTGCTGCAGATCAGCGAGGCTCCCGCCAGCATCTCCGCTGGGGATACGCGAGTGGCGCTGCGCATTCAGACCACCGGCGGAGCCTCCGTCGAAAACGCCGTGGTCTGCGCCAGCCAGCCCGACGGCTTTCAAGTGCTGGGTCTCACCGGGGCGGATGGTCGGGTGGTACTTGCCCTGCCCGAACTGGATGCCGCCAGCCCGCTCTGGATCACCGCCACCCACGACGATTGCGTGCCCGTGCTGCAGGATGTGGCCCTCGGTTCGGCGCCGCTTCCCGGGCTGAGCAATCTTGTCTACCAGAGTAGCGGCAACGCCTGGGCGCTGCCCGGCAGCCAGACCAGTCTGGACCTGAGCGTGACCAATCCCCTGGCCACGGCCATCACGGGGGCCACTCTCAGCCTGAGCCTGCCCGCCGGAGCGGGCACGCTTGAGCAGGGCAGCGTCAGCCTGCCCAGCATCGCCGCCGGGCAGAGCGCCAGCCTGCCGACCCCCTTCCTGTTCACGCTGGACGCGGATGTCAGCAGCGGCGAGCCGGTCTGGCTGGATCTGGACCTGAGCTGGGATGGCGGCAACAGCGTGCGCCACCGGCTGATCGCCGATGTGCGCACTCCGCGGCTGGAACTGGGCAGCCCCAACCTGGCGGGCACGAGCCTGCTGCCCGGCCAGAGCGGCTCCCTTCAACTGCAGATTCTCAATGCGGGCAATCTGGACGGTGCCGAGCTGAGTCTCGTCGCGTCCTTCCCCGCCGAATCACTCTTCTCCACACCGGGCACTCCCGTGACACTCAGCATTGCCGCGGGCGAGAGCAGCGACCAGCTCGTCGTGCCGGTGAGCGTGGCCCAAGAGGCCTTCGCCGGCAACAACAGCATGCTGCGAATCGACTGGAGCAGTCCGCTGGGCCTCCATGGCAGCTTCGTGGTACCCGTGCGCTGCGGGGCCGGTGTGCCCCACGAACCCACGGGCCCCGACGAATACGGCTACTACGCCTGGGAGAATGACGACGAGGGCGACCAGAGCATGGAGTTCGGCTGGCTCGAGATCGCGCCCGATGCCGGTGGCTCGGGCACCGTGCTTGATCTGAGCGATCACGGCGACGAAGAGGACGACGCGACCCTGGTGAACCTGCCCTTCCCCTTCACGCTGTACGGCGTGTCGTACACGGAAATGAGCGTGTGCTCCAATGGCTTCGTCAGTTTTGGGTCCAACGCCCATCTGGAAACGGAGTTCCGCAACCACTATCTGCCCGGCGCGCTCAGCCCCAAGCCCATGCTGGCCGTGATGTGGGACGACCACAAGATCACCGGCGGGGCCCAGGTCTGCGTGGAGTACCTGGAAGAATCCCACATGTTCGCGGTGGAGTGGTACCGCGTGCGCGGCAATTCGACGGGCGGCCCCAACACCTTCCAGCTGCTCCTGCTGGACCCGGCCGTCTACCAGACCGACAGCGGCGATGGCGACTTCATCTACCAGTACAACATGTTCCAGAACGACCAGAGCAACGCCCAGGACTTTCCCTATTGCACCATCGGGCTCGAGGATCACACGGGCACCCAGGGGCTGACCCTGACGAACTACAACCACTGGGACCCGACCGCAACCCCCATCACGGGCACCCGCGCGATCCGCTTCAGCACCCAGCGCCAGGCCAGCTCCGAGGGCATACCGGCTCCGCAGGAAAGCGCGCTGGACTTCGCGATGAGCGATCTGGCCGACGAAACGGCCAGCGACACCCTGCACCTGCACAATCTTGGCGGCGGCCTGATGACATGGAGCGCGCGCATCGAGTTCGACACGGACTGGATCTCGTCGCCCGCTCGCCCGGCTGACAGCCGCGACGCCGGGGGTCCCGATGTCTACGGCTACCGCTGGGTGGACAGCGAGGAGGCGGGCGGCCCGGCCGTCCACTGGGTCACCCCCGACGCCGAGGCGCTGCTCGTGGACTTTCAACTGAACGACTCGGGCGTGGGTCCCTTCGCCATCGGTTTCGACTTCCGCTATTACGGCCTGACCCACGACAGCCTGTACATCAATCCCAATGGCTACATCAGCTTCACCGACAACGCCAACCACTGGAACAATGCGGTGGGTCTGCCCAACTCACTGGCGCCCGACAATGCCATCTGCGGCTGGTGGGACGACCTGCTGCAGAACACGGATCTCTCCGGTCACGTCTTCCGCAGCCATCGCCCCGACAGCCTGATCGTGTCCTGGGTGAATGCCCCGCACAGCTCCCCGAACCTGTCCGGCGGCCCCTTCACCTTCCAGATCATTCTTGAGAACAATGGCCGCATCACGCTGCAGTACGGCGAGATGAGCGGCAACAATCCGCTGAGCGACTCGGGCACCATCGGCCTGCAGGGCCCCGAGCCCGCGCAGGGATTCGCGGTTCGCCACATGCAGATCTCCCGCAGCCATTTCGCGGTACGGATCACACCACCCGGATGGCTCGAGCTTGGCACGACCAGCGGATTGCTGGGCGCGCAGCAGACCGTGGCGATTCCGGTGCTGGCCAACAACAGCCCCATGGGTGTCCTGCTGGCCGAGGGACTCTACCAGGCCCGGATCATCCTCAACGCGGCCGAGCAGAGTTTCGAGATTCCCGTCAGCCTGGCCGTGGGCAACGTGGACGTGCGACCCGGGCAACCCGTCGAGACGCCACACGACTTCAGTCTGGGCCGGATCTGGCCCAATCCCTTCAATCCCATGACCACCATCGAACTGACCGTGCCCGACGCCCGGCCCTTCAGCCTGCATGTCTACAATCTGCAGGGCCAGCGCGTCAGGACCCTGCTCTCGGGCAGCCAGACCCCCGGCACGCTCCGGATCGCGCTGGACTGCTCCGATCTGGCCAGCGGCGTGTACCTGCTCAGTCTGGAAGGGAACGGCTTCCGCGACGCAAGGAAGATCGTGCTGCTGCGGTGA
- the tnpA gene encoding IS200/IS605 family transposase, with the protein MGQSQVRNYVHLVFSTRNRAPLIRKELRKKLFGYIYSIIEKSNCKPLCINGVADHVHILFGLGQTMALCDLVMLVKTSSSRWVKSQSADLACFAWQHGYGAYSVSPTNLCKVRRYIDNQEQHHRNSTAEQELAWFDSLDMPI; encoded by the coding sequence ATGGGACAGTCTCAGGTTCGTAACTATGTGCATCTCGTTTTCTCAACCAGGAACAGGGCTCCGCTTATCCGCAAGGAACTTCGCAAGAAGCTGTTTGGATACATCTACTCCATCATCGAGAAATCAAACTGCAAACCACTGTGCATCAATGGGGTAGCCGACCATGTGCACATTCTGTTCGGTCTTGGGCAGACAATGGCCCTGTGTGACCTGGTCATGCTGGTCAAGACCTCTTCATCTCGATGGGTAAAGTCCCAGTCGGCCGACCTGGCTTGCTTTGCATGGCAACATGGTTATGGGGCCTATTCTGTGTCACCAACGAACTTGTGCAAGGTTCGACGGTACATAGACAATCAGGAACAGCACCATCGGAACTCCACCGCCGAACAGGAACTGGCTTGGTTCGATTCTTTGGATATGCCCATTTGA